From Carnobacterium alterfunditum DSM 5972:
ACGTGCGGTAGATAAACCAGTTGAAACAACTCCTTCTCCTCGTGAAAAAACTGGAAGCTATCAAGGGCGTCGCGACAGCAGCAGCACAGGCCGCAGCAGTAGTGGTTACCAAAAAACAGACCGAGGAGCAAGAAATGCAGGACCAAAGAAAGAAGATTTTGATTCATTGATGAGTTCGTTCATAAAAGACAGCGACGATCGTTTAACTTCTCTTAAACGTAACACAGAAGGCAAACGTGGCGGACGCGGCGGACGTCGTAATTAAAAATTAAAGTTAAAGGATAAGGAGACTTATCCTTTTTATGTTACACTCATTTAGATCAAATCGATTCATTATCAGTAGACTCACTAATCAGATTCAACATAAAGGAGCAGCTGAAATGACTATGTATGCTAGTTTTTTAGAGAATTGTCAAAATAATCTCTATTGGAAACCAACAGATCGTCTGCTGCTAGCCGTGTCTGGTGGGGTTGATTCTATGGTGTTGTTAGATTTGATCCAGCGACTGCCCGAAGGTATTAAACCTTGGTTTGGGATCGTCCATGTCAATCACCAGTTGAGAGATGTTTCTATAGAAGAAGAAAGATTTCTTTCTCAATATTGCAAAGATAAGGGTATTCCATTTTTTCTTAAGAGATGGTCTGTAAAGGAACATCCAGCTGAAGGAACGGAAGCTGCAGCTAGAGAATTCAGGTAT
This genomic window contains:
- a CDS encoding S1 domain-containing RNA-binding protein translates to MSIEVGEKVTGTVSGITNFGAFIDLGDRKTGLVHISEVSDSFIKDIKDVLKVGEQVTVKVMSIGDDGKIGLSIRRAVDKPVETTPSPREKTGSYQGRRDSSSTGRSSSGYQKTDRGARNAGPKKEDFDSLMSSFIKDSDDRLTSLKRNTEGKRGGRGGRRN